From one Triticum aestivum cultivar Chinese Spring chromosome 4B, IWGSC CS RefSeq v2.1, whole genome shotgun sequence genomic stretch:
- the LOC123092985 gene encoding uncharacterized protein: MSQFHHTQHGGDGDFQMWQQQMMYKQLQEFQRQQNAQQIDHGARMQPSFGQFQAPARAAPADQLPVITNEMPSNEATAYTWPQNFASGDPRLPSNSQMVNTGSNTNWEQYGGAPAMGNFMNGSVFPNTQSQPMRPMGLATQQMNQSFYQIPATSRGGSVNQYPQFLGIPADLQNAMTRASSHQPEKVSRPFSSLMDEPSPQEKGASSSMQNFRGKGGFLSNSPLQSQGDNNKAGSPVPVNHLRHGFQLQDFHGRSNQLQAGLQEKSTMQVAPASGGASLDPTEEKFLFGDDEDSNWGALLKGDNDHGNSLDNDNFGGALPSLQSGSWSALMQETLQSSTSKDNPKEEWSGLSLQKTQTVANNSTLPARDQSKLAASSGGLQNARPSSASSYGDGTMNNPDFTSFQHATRSPYEQRDKTPHESPRATVTNHQSTAEANNGYIQQSLKQKQSDEYGRQEQVHLSNGNWAQHKSETPRNSSHSTGAPSSTHGFWMSQQNTVDHNINQESGNSQNDWKSNSPLGQDISSTQNVFNSDGNFWKSSGGNANSVHRLQQMKPDISTSQMQKDSSDGKGVSMMGSSMPTINPNQHQMVMGRTGEHGGMNHNIGRRGSETSESLRRSAEPRPNDCNQEYQNAIHMERPGNILNHGQHVNSDHAARRHPFFAAKESQNSGSGQQAGGSYMLQNHAMDNTGVNIRHSPGNPVSNNQFPPQSLQGQNNLKPRFVTNSQIAANMASVNEKMLVGDEHFKSRHGVTNSSSASPFGVSDAGLSQNRAVQNSQHMLQLLHKVDNSTDSNALTDMANSPLDNVANTQQQLNQSSLQGFGLRLAPPSQRHPTSDHLWSSHTNADGKQPEHSARGEHQAQLPSTATNYSSPAHRSSQPTPFNSSEMGGTGQPAAHFPQLGSGQQYPVPDTRSGSVPMPQQDSTATVFKNVWTNISAQRLAGTQSNKITPNILQSMMFSSNPNLWGSQKADDQGQKVSTPPDVATSSANSHNQETKQALDSDAGLASSEMANFDSTGAAVPRGNQALQKHSSDGNFAIPASSLAQLRQQGIMNPRQGENPAANFQVMNTSHNTGTNTSGIGLHGNPTASNLQQTNFALLHQMQAMGHVDVDPGNKTGKMLKPNEISSDASQVDWKSAQRFAHGANNSLRSSIDNIGSTSVQGSFPSDMKMLSFAPRNNEERSTSIPSQIPSREVLSHGMVMRNDHQSQVQSLGTNVSSNLIERSERPGINPQMAPSWFEHYGNQRNGQSPSVFNAQKTPTPPYNVPKASWCMENNSLEDRADAGQAARPLVPNMKTALMTRPKKRKFTERALVSWHKISEGTQKLRKTSTNEMDWAWAANRLIKKSEDDPESLEDAPVNYLPRKRLIMTTKLIQEVFPAIPARVLRAQAVSAYESATYNIAMFTLGDTCIISSDNSRALADNENNPSEQRTSAKQMEDKLSKVVEVFVGRIRKMENDYMSLSKRASMLDVHLECQDLERISIVNRLGRFHGRNHAAGVEASSGSQMVSRRIFPDRHVMSFSVPGNLPEEVHCLAL, encoded by the exons ATGTCACAGTTTCACCACACACAGCATGGGGGTGATGGTGATTTTCAGATGTGGCAACAACAGATGATGTACAAGCAATTGCAGGAGTTCCAGAGGCAGCAAAATGCCCAGCAGATTGATCATGGAGCCAGAATGCAGCCCTCTTTTGGACAGTTTCAAGCTCCAGCAAGAGCAGCGCCTGCTGATCAATTACCGGTGATAACAAATGAAATGCCAAGCAATGAGGCCACGGCTTATACGTGGCCACAAAATTTTGCTAGTGGTGACCCAAGGTTGCCAAGCAACTCACAAATGGTGAATACAGGTAGTAACACAAACTGGGAGCAGTATGGTGGTGCTCCTGCCATGGGCAATTTCATGAATGGTTCGGTATTTCCAAATACTCAAAGTCAACCGATGCGACCAATGGGGTTAGCTACACAGCAAATGAACCAGTCCTTCTATCAAATACCTGCTACCAGCAGAGGCGGGTCTGTTAACCAGTACCCCCAGTTCTTAGGGATCCCAGCTGATCTCCAGAATGCAATGACAAGGGCAAGCAGTCATCAGCCTGAAAAGGTATCAAGGCCATTTAGCTCGTTAATGGATGAGCCTAGTCCGCAGGAGAAAGGTGCCTCCAGTTCTATGCAGAATTTTCGAGGAAAGGGAGGCTTCTTAAGCAATAGTCCGTTACAAAGTCAAGGTGATAATAACAAGGCAGGCAGCCCTGTTCCAGTGAATCATCTACGACATGGTTTTCAACTCCAAGATTTTCATGGTAGGTCAAACCAACTACAAGCAGGCCTGCAAGAGAAATCAACAATGCAGGTAGCACCAGCAAGTGGTGGCGCTAGCCTTGACCCTACCGAGGAGAAGTTCTTGTTTGGGGATGATGAGGATAGCAACTGGGGAGCTTTGTTGAAGGGTGACAACGATCATGGTAATTCTTTGGATAATGATAACTTTGGTGGTGCTTTGCCATCTCTACAGAGTGGGAGCTGGAGTGCCCTTATGCAGGAAACGCTACAGTCTTCAACCAGTAAAGATAATCCCAAGGAAGAATGGAGTGGCCTCAGTTTGCAGAAAACACAGACAGTCGCTAATAACTCGACTTTACCAGCTCGTGACCAGAGTAAGCTTGCTGCATCAAGCGGTGGACTACAGAATGCACGACCCTCGTCAGCATCTAGCTATGGTGATGGAACAATGAATAATCCAGATTTTACCAGTTTTCAGCATGCTACAAGAAGTCCGTACGAGCAAAGAGATAAAACACCACATGAATCTCCTCGTGCTACTGTTACCAATCATCAGTCAACTGCAGAAGCCAATAATGGGTATATTCAGCAGAGCTTGAAGCAAAAGCAGTCTGATgaatatgggagacaagaacaggTGCATTTGTCAAATGGCAATTGGGCTCAGCACAAATCTGAAACGCCAAGAAATAGCTCACACTCAACTGGTGCACCATCAAGTACACATGGATTTTGGATGTCACAACAAAACACTGTCGATCACAATATCAACCAAGAGTCGGGCAATAGCCAGAATGACTGGAAGAGCAACAGCCCCCTTGGACAAGACATCAGCAGTACCCAAAATGTCTTTAATAGTGATGGAAACTTTTGGAAGTCAAGTGGAGGTAATGCAAATTCAGTCCACAGGCTTCAGCAGATGAAGCCTGATATAAGCACTTCGCAAATGCAGAAGGACAGTTCTGATGGTAAAGGTGTTAGTATGATGGGCTCAAGCATGCCAACAATAAACCCGAACCAGCATCAGATGGTTATGGGTCGAACCGGTGAGCATGGTGGGATGAACCATAACATTGGACGTAGGGGTTCAGAAACCTCAGAATCTTTAAGAAGAAGTGCTGAGCCAAGACCAAATGACTGCAACCAGGAGTACCAAAATGCAATACATATGGAAAGGCCAGGAAACATTTTAAATCATGGGCAGCATGTGAACAGTGACCATGCTGCCAGGAGGCATCCTTTCTTTGCTGCAAAAGAATCCCAAAATTCGGGATCAGGTCAGCAAGCAGGGGGATCTTACATGTTGCAGAATCATGCCATGGACAACACAGGGGTAAACATTAGGCATTCTCCGGGTAATCCAGTTTCGAACAATCAGTTTCCGCCTCAGTCACTTCAGGGACAAAATAACCTGAAGCCACGATTTGTCACCAACTCCCAAATTGCTGCCAATATGGCTTCAGTTAATGAG AAAATGCTGGTGGGGGATGAACACTTTAAATCTCGACATGGTGTCACTAACAGTTCCAGTGCATCACCCTTTGGAGTATCTGATGCCGGTCTGTCTCAGAATAGAGCAGTTCAGAACAG TCAACACATGCTGCAACTTCTTCATAAGGTGGACAACTCAACAGATAGCAATGCACTTACTGACATGGCCAACAGTCCTCTCGATAATGTTGCTAATACTCAGCAGCAACTTAATCAATCTTCTTTGCAAGGATTTGGATTAAGACTAGCACCACCGTCCCAGCGACATCCAACTTCAGATCATTTATGGTCTAGTCACACTAATGCTGATGGCAAGCAACCTGAACACTCAGCAAGGGGAGAACACCAGGCCCAGCTACCTTCCACTGCCACCAATTATTCGTCACCTGCTCATCGAAGCTCACAGCCAACACCATTTAATTCTTCGGAAATGGGTGGTACTGGACAGCCAGCTGCACATTTCCCCCAGTTAGGTTCCGGGCAGCAATATCCTGTGCCAGACACAAGATCAGGTTCTGTACCCATGCCTCAGCAAGACAGCACAGCTACAGTATTCAAGAACGTATGGACAAACATATCGGCGCAACGTCTAGCTGGTACCCAATCTAACAAGATTACACCCAATATTCTCCAGTCTATGATGTTCTCCAGCAACCCCAACTTATGGGGTTCGCAAAAGGCAGACGACCAAGGACAGAAGGTTTCAACACCACCTGATGTAGCCACAAGTTCTGCCAATTCACATAATCAAGAGACAAAACAAGCTCTGGACAGTGATGCAGGGTTAGCCTCTTCTGAGATGGCAAATTTTGATTCGACTGGAGCTGCTGTACCCAGAGGGAATCAAGCCCTGCAGAAGCATTCTTCAGACGGGAACTTTGCCATTCCTGCTTCATCCTTGGCACAATTGCGTCAGCAAGGTATCATGAACCCTAGGCAGGGAGAGAACCCTGCAGCTAACTTTCAGGTTATGAATACTTCTCACAACACTGGTACTAATACGAGTGGCATTGGGTTACATGGAAACCCAACAGCTTCAAACCTCCAACAGACAAATTTTGCTCTTCTGCATCAAATGCAAGCAATGGGTCATGTGGATGTTGATCCAGGCAATAAAACTGGAAAGATGCTTAAACCAAATGAGATTAGTTCTGACGCGTCGCAAGTTGACTGGAAGTCTGCTCAGAGGTTTGCACATGGAGCCAATAACTCACTCAGGTCGTCTATAGATAACATTGGCAGTACTAGTGTCCAAGGGTCATTCCCTTCAGACATGAAAATGCTAAGCTTTGCTCCAAGGAACAATGAGGAGAGAAGTACAAGCATACCTTCTCAGATCCCTTCTAGGGAAGTTCTCTCTCATGGTATGGTCATGCGTAATGATCATCAAAGTCAAGTTCAGTCTCTTGGAACAAATGTATCATCCAATTTGATTGAAAGAAGTGAGAGACCTGGGATAAACCCTCAAATGGCACCCTCTTGGTTTGAACATTATGGAAACCAAAGAAATGGTCAGAGTCCTTCTGTGTTTAATGCTCAGAAGACCCCAACTCCACCATATAATGTTCCAAAAGCTTCTTGGTGCATGGAAAATAACTCTCTCGAGGATAGAGCTGATGCCGGCCAAGCTGCCAGGCCTTTGGTGCCTAATATGAAGACAGCTTTGATGACAAGGCCAAAGAAGCGCAAATTTACAGAACGTGCTCTTGTTTCTTGGCATAAAATCAGTGAAGGCACTCAAAAGTTGAGAAAGACAAG CACGAATGAGATGGATTGGGCTTGGGCAGCTAATAGATTAATTAAGAAG TCTGAGGATGATCCGGAAAGTCTGGAAGATGCCCCGGTAAATTATTTACCACGGAAAAGGCTAATTATGACCACAAAGTTGATTCAGGAAGTTTTCCCTGCTATACCAGCAAGAGTTCTCAGAGCACAAGCTGTATCAGCTTATGAAAGTGCTACATACAATATCGCAATGTTCACTCTAGGAGATACATGCATAATCTCATCAGATAACTCTCGCGCTCTTGCAGATAATGAAAATAA CCCATCCGAACAAAGAACAAGTGCCAAGCAAATGGAAGACAAGTTATCAAAGGTTGTGGAAGTCTTTGTTGGAAGAATCAGGAAAATGGAAAACGACTATATGAG